The nucleotide window AAAGGAGTCAAGGACCAGCTGTCTACATGTCACAAGCTCAAGGCAAGGAAACTGAGAGGTCTGCTCAGAAAAGGGGGAGTGGCTCAAATGATACATCTCTGTCAAACACAAACCACCCAACCCACCCAATCCATTCCACCATCCATCCAAAACCTTGTTGACAGCCATGCCCACCTTTTTAAAGACCCTGATTCCCTTCCACCACCCAGAGAGTTTGATCACCACATTCCATTGATTCCTGGTGTCAAACCAGTCAACATCAAGCCTTATAGATATTCGCCTTCCCAGAAAGATGAAATTGAGCGCCAAATCTAGGAAATGCTAACCAATGGCATTATCAAGCCCAGCCATAGCCCCTTTGCCTCCCCAGTTCTTTTGgtaaagaagaaagatggcagttGGCGTTTCTGTGTGGATTATAGATAGCTCAACAACATCACTGTCAAggacaagtaccctctgccagtTGTGGATGAACTCAATGGAGCAGCCTGGTTCACTAAACTGGATATGCgttcgggctaccatcagatcagaCTACAACTAGCTGATGAAGAGAAAACAGCCTTCAAAACACATAGTGGGCCTTGGGAATTTCGGGTGATGCCCTTTGGGCACACCAATGCCCCTACCACATTTCAATCCTTAATGAACACAATTTTCAAGCCCCTGCTCCGCAAGTGTGTGCTGGTATTTGTCGATGACATCTTAATCTACAGTCCAACACTAGATGCCCACTTGCAACATTTGCAACAGGTTTTTCAGATCCTCCAGCAGCATCAGTTCTTCCTCAAGCGCTCTAAGTGCTCATTTGCCCAACAGACTTTGGAGTACTTGGGACACATCATCAATGCCGAGGGAGTAGCCACAGACCCCAAGAAAATTGAAGCGGTGGCCAACTGGCCCACTCCAACTGATCTCAAACAGTTAAGGGGATTCCTTGGATTGTCTGGTTATTACCGCAAATTCATCAAGAATTATGGCCTTATTAGTCGACCATTAACTGACCTCCTCAAGAAGGATGTTCTCTTTCACTGGACCCCACAATTGCAAATGAGTTTTGAGGCTCTCAAGCAGGCTTTGATCTCAGCCCCTATTCTGGTCCTACCAGATTTCAGCAAGCCATTCACCATTGAGACAGATGCATCCTCCACAGGAGTGGGTGCTATGCTTTCCTAGGACCACCACCCTATGGCTTACATTAGCAAAGCACTTGGACCCAAAACTCAAGCATTATCTACATATGAAAAAGAAAGCCTCGCACTCATCTTGGCAGTTACCAAATGGAAATCCTATCTGCAACATCAAGAGTTCAACATAGCCACTGATCATAAAAGCCTGATCCATCTGGGAGAACAAAAGTTACAGGAAGGGATGCAGCACAAAGCCTTTCTCAAGCTCCTAGGTCTGTAGTACAAGATAGTGTACAAGAAAGGGTTGGACAACAAGGCTGCTGATGCTTTATCTCGGCAAGCTGAACCTAGCATAGTGGCAGCCATCTCTACCAGTACACCCAGGTGGCTAGAGATCATAGTGGAAGGTTATACCAAGGATGATCAGACCGAGCAACTATTCACATAACTCAGCATCACTGGATCCAATGATAAAGGTTTCACCTTATCTGATGGTCTCATCAAGTATAAAAATAGAATTTGGCTGGGCAATCACACAGAAGCACGTCAGGCAGTGTTATTGGCACTGCATTCTAGTGGCCTGGGAGGCCACAGTGGCATTATTGCAACTTATCACAAGGTGCGCGCCCTGTTTGCCTGGCCCAATTTGAAGTAGTCTATCATTGACCTTATCGACGCTTGCGAGGTATGTGCCCAGGCTAAACCTAAACATTGTCGTTTGCCCGGTTTATTGCAACCGTTACCTGTTCTCCAACACGCTTGGCACACTATCAGCCTTGATTTCATCGAAGGTCTACCCAAGTCCAAGCAATTTGACACTATTTTGGTCGTTGTCGACAAACTAACCAAATATGCCCACTTCATATGCCTCAGCCATCCCTACACTGCCCTGTCTGTGGCTCAAACCTTCATCTCCAGTGTCTACAAATTGCATGGAATGCCCTCTGTCATCATCTCAGATAGAGATCGCCTCTTCACTAGTAACCTATGGCAAGAGCTTTTCAAACTTACTGACACCACACTCAACATGAGCTcggcctatcatccacaaaccgatgGTCAAACGGAACGCTTAAACCAGTGCCTAGAAACCTATCTTCGTTGTATGGTTCACTCATGTCCTCACAAATGGGCTCAGTGGGTCCCTTTAGCCGAGTTCTGGTATAATACCACCTACCACTCAGCCCATGGTCATACCCcctttgaggcattgtatggctatCCGCCCAAGCACTTCGGCATTACACTTACTGATGCCTGCTCAGTTCCTGATTTGGATGCTTGGCTCTAGTCCCGTAACCTCATGTTGCAGCATATTCAGCATAACCTAGCTCGCGCTCAGCAGCGTATGAAACATCAAGCTGACAAGAATCGCCAGGAAAGAACCTTTTCTGTGGGAGATTGGGTATATGTCAAGCTGCAACCACATATCCAACAATCTGTTGCTCGTCGTACCAACCTAAAACTCAGCTACAAGTACTTCGGACCATATCTGGTGCTCCAAACCGTGGGTAAAGTAGCATACAAACTTCAGTTACCTGCCAATAGTCAAATTCATCCTGTTTTGCATGTGTCATAGCTCAAGAAGGCTTTACCTCCGAACACCACCCTGTCTACTGATGATGAGCTTCAGCTACTATACATGCTGGAAGGTCTTCCACCATCCCAGGTACTGGATCAGCGGCTTCATCTAGTAGGCCACTGGGTTGTACCGGTTGCTCTGTTGCAACGTGAGTCATGTCCAGTACATTGGGCTACCTGGGAGCGTGCCATGGATGTACCATCATCGATGCTGCAGTCAGCGGGTTCTGCATCGCGAGGGCGCGCTGCAGCTTAAGGAGGGGGAGATGTCACGAACGGGCCTTCGGCTGTTTATCGAGTTGGGCCACACTAACTGTAAGGGCCAGTAAGACAGCCTGCTCGTGGCTGTAATGTTTGGGCTCAGCCCGTTTTTGTCATTGAACTGATGAAATACTCGCTGTGTGGGAGGATGGGAGGT belongs to Miscanthus floridulus cultivar M001 chromosome 4, ASM1932011v1, whole genome shotgun sequence and includes:
- the LOC136548348 gene encoding uncharacterized mitochondrial protein AtMg00860-like, encoding MPFGHTNAPTTFQSLMNTIFKPLLRKCVLVFVDDILIYSPTLDAHLQHLQQVFQILQQHQFFLKRSKCSFAQQTLEYLGHIINAEGVATDPKKIEAVANWPTPTDLKQLRGFLGLSGYYRKFIKNYGLISRPLTDLLKKDVLFHWTPQLQMSFEALKQALISAPILVLPDFSKPFTIETDASSTGVGAMLS